A stretch of the Clavibacter sp. B3I6 genome encodes the following:
- a CDS encoding glutamate-1-semialdehyde 2,1-aminomutase, with the protein MTHSQDLFDRARDVIPGGVNSPVRAFGSVGGTPRMMVRAAGPYVTDADGVEYVDLVNSWGPAILGHARPEVVRAVQDAAALGLGFGATTPAETELAELVTERVRVAGVDGAPDRRPVEKLRLVSTGTEATMTAIRLARGYTGRDLLVKFAGHYHGHSDSLLAEAGSGVATLALPGSAGIPEAIAAQTIVVPYNDLDAVRAVFAEHGPRIAAVITEAAAANMGVVPPLPGFTAELARIAQGNGSLLISDEVLTGFRVHPAGYWGLDNAGLAADHPDAWTPDLVTYGKVIGGGLPVAALGGRADVMDHLAPLGPVYQAGTLSGNPVAVAAGLTTLRLADADVYRALDIAADILIYAVELAFDRAGLAYSVQRAGSLFSFTFGTPPERGIVDYATVQAQETWRYPAFFHAMLDQGVSLPPSVFEAWFVSAAMDEASLERVIRALPAAARAAAAATPPA; encoded by the coding sequence GTGACCCACTCCCAGGACCTCTTCGACCGCGCACGCGACGTCATCCCCGGCGGCGTGAACTCGCCCGTCCGGGCGTTCGGCTCCGTCGGCGGCACGCCGCGCATGATGGTGCGGGCCGCCGGCCCCTACGTGACCGACGCGGACGGCGTCGAGTACGTCGACCTCGTCAACTCGTGGGGCCCCGCGATCCTCGGCCACGCCCGCCCGGAGGTCGTGCGGGCCGTGCAGGACGCCGCCGCCCTCGGCCTCGGCTTCGGCGCGACCACCCCCGCGGAGACGGAGCTCGCCGAGCTCGTCACCGAGCGCGTGCGCGTCGCCGGCGTCGACGGAGCCCCGGACCGGCGCCCCGTCGAGAAGCTCCGCCTCGTGTCCACCGGCACCGAGGCCACCATGACGGCGATCCGCCTCGCCCGCGGGTACACGGGCCGCGACCTCCTCGTGAAGTTCGCCGGCCACTACCACGGCCACTCCGACAGCCTCCTCGCCGAGGCCGGCTCGGGCGTCGCGACGCTCGCGCTGCCGGGCTCCGCGGGCATCCCCGAGGCCATCGCCGCGCAGACGATCGTGGTGCCCTACAACGACCTCGACGCCGTGCGCGCGGTGTTCGCCGAGCACGGTCCGCGCATCGCCGCCGTGATCACCGAGGCCGCCGCCGCGAACATGGGCGTCGTGCCGCCGCTGCCCGGCTTCACGGCCGAGCTCGCGCGCATCGCGCAGGGCAACGGGTCCCTGCTCATCTCGGACGAGGTGCTCACGGGCTTCCGCGTGCACCCCGCCGGCTACTGGGGCCTCGACAACGCCGGCCTCGCGGCCGACCACCCCGACGCGTGGACGCCCGACCTCGTCACCTACGGCAAGGTCATCGGCGGCGGCCTCCCCGTCGCCGCCCTCGGCGGCCGGGCCGACGTGATGGACCACCTCGCGCCCCTCGGTCCCGTCTACCAGGCGGGCACCCTGTCCGGGAACCCGGTCGCGGTCGCCGCGGGCCTCACCACGCTCCGCCTCGCGGACGCCGACGTGTACCGCGCGCTCGACATCGCGGCCGACATCCTCATCTACGCCGTCGAGCTCGCCTTCGACCGCGCGGGCCTCGCCTACTCGGTGCAGCGCGCCGGCAGCCTCTTCAGCTTCACCTTCGGCACGCCGCCGGAGCGCGGGATCGTCGACTACGCGACCGTGCAGGCGCAGGAGACGTGGCGCTACCCGGCCTTCTTCCACGCGATGCTCGACCAGGGCGTGAGCCTGCCGCCGTCCGTGTTCGAGGCGTGGTTCGTCTCGGCCGCGATGGACGAGGCGTCACTCGAGCGCGTGATCCGCGCCCTCCCGGCCGCCGCCCGCGCGGCCGCCGCGGCGACCCCGCCGGCGTAG
- the hemB gene encoding porphobilinogen synthase, producing MTAPYYRPRRLRTSPAMRRLTAETRLHAADLVLPMFVREGLAEASPITSMPGVSQHSLDSLRRALVEAAESGIGGVMLFGVPSVRDAEGTGASDPDGILNVATRVAIEEVGDALVVQTDLCLDEFTDHGHCGVLDADGVVDNDRTLDRYRAMGLAQAEAGSHLLGLSGMMDGQVAAVREALDDAGHHDVALLAYAAKYASAFYGPFREAVDSQLVGDRRTYQMDNGNRREAMREVELDIEEGADVVMVKPAMSYLDILADVAASSAVPVWAYQISGEYAMIEAAAQNGWIDRERAIEESVLGIKRAGADAILTYWAVELAERLARR from the coding sequence ATGACCGCCCCCTACTACCGCCCCCGCCGTCTCCGCACCTCGCCGGCCATGCGCCGGCTCACCGCCGAGACGCGCCTGCACGCGGCCGACCTCGTCCTGCCGATGTTCGTGCGCGAGGGCCTCGCGGAGGCGTCGCCCATCACCTCGATGCCGGGCGTCTCCCAGCACTCCCTCGACAGCCTCCGCCGCGCGCTCGTCGAGGCGGCCGAGTCGGGCATCGGCGGCGTCATGCTGTTCGGCGTGCCGTCCGTGCGCGACGCCGAGGGCACCGGCGCGAGCGATCCCGACGGCATCCTCAACGTCGCCACGCGCGTCGCGATCGAGGAGGTCGGCGACGCGCTCGTCGTCCAGACCGACCTCTGCCTCGACGAGTTCACCGACCACGGCCACTGCGGCGTGCTCGACGCCGACGGCGTGGTCGACAACGACCGCACGCTCGACCGCTACCGCGCCATGGGCCTCGCCCAGGCGGAGGCGGGATCCCACCTCCTCGGCCTCAGCGGCATGATGGACGGCCAGGTCGCCGCCGTGCGCGAGGCCCTCGACGACGCCGGGCACCACGACGTCGCGCTCCTCGCCTACGCGGCCAAGTACGCGAGCGCCTTCTACGGCCCGTTCCGCGAGGCCGTCGACTCGCAGCTCGTGGGCGACCGCCGCACGTACCAGATGGACAACGGCAACCGCCGCGAGGCCATGCGCGAGGTGGAGCTCGACATCGAGGAGGGCGCCGACGTCGTCATGGTGAAGCCCGCCATGAGCTACCTCGACATCCTCGCCGACGTCGCCGCCTCGAGCGCCGTGCCCGTCTGGGCGTACCAGATCTCCGGCGAGTACGCGATGATCGAGGCCGCCGCGCAGAACGGCTGGATCGACCGCGAGCGCGCCATCGAGGAGAGCGTCCTCGGCATCAAGCGGGCCGGCGCCGACGCGATCCTCACCTACTGGGCCGTCGAGCTGGCCGAGCGCCTCGCCCGCCGCTGA
- a CDS encoding uroporphyrinogen-III synthase, with protein MTSTDQKPLKGWRVLVPRGGPWGDGVAYDLRAHGATPVVAPMINFAATQDAQALESALADLAAGSFDWLTVTSATTVDVLSSHRAVVPAGTRIAAVGETTAAALVAAGYTVDFVPSIDSSATALLEEWTEMAAGSPRRRVLTLRSEIAKPTLTDGLIARGHDVRSVVAYRTVGVPVSDRIREDVASGRVRAILVTSGSVAEQVHEQLGDVPDGVLIACIGPRTAKDARRSGVRVDVVASERSAASLIQSLVDIARREEPRVDTASLPGLADLLDRSTTE; from the coding sequence ATGACCTCGACAGACCAGAAGCCCCTGAAGGGCTGGCGCGTCCTCGTGCCGCGCGGCGGCCCCTGGGGCGACGGCGTCGCCTACGACCTCCGCGCGCACGGCGCCACGCCCGTCGTCGCGCCCATGATCAACTTCGCCGCCACGCAGGACGCGCAGGCGCTCGAGTCGGCCCTCGCCGACCTCGCCGCCGGGTCCTTCGACTGGCTCACCGTCACGAGCGCCACCACGGTCGACGTGCTGTCCTCGCACCGCGCCGTCGTGCCCGCGGGCACCCGCATCGCGGCGGTCGGCGAGACCACGGCCGCGGCGCTGGTGGCCGCCGGCTACACGGTCGATTTCGTCCCCTCCATCGACTCCTCCGCCACCGCGCTCCTCGAGGAGTGGACCGAGATGGCCGCCGGATCCCCGCGCCGTCGCGTCCTCACGCTCCGGTCGGAGATCGCGAAGCCCACGCTCACCGACGGGCTCATCGCGCGCGGCCACGACGTCCGCTCGGTCGTCGCCTACCGCACGGTCGGCGTGCCCGTCAGCGACCGGATCCGCGAGGACGTCGCCTCGGGCCGCGTCCGCGCCATCCTCGTCACGTCCGGCAGCGTGGCGGAGCAGGTGCACGAGCAGCTCGGCGACGTGCCCGACGGCGTGCTCATCGCGTGCATCGGCCCGCGCACCGCGAAGGACGCGCGCCGCTCCGGCGTCCGCGTCGACGTGGTCGCGTCGGAGCGCTCGGCCGCGTCCCTCATCCAGTCCCTCGTCGACATCGCCCGCCGCGAGGAGCCGCGCGTCGACACCGCGAGCCTCCCCGGCCTCGCCGACCTCCTCGATCGGAGCACGACGGAATGA
- the hemC gene encoding hydroxymethylbilane synthase: MTDGPTTPAPTTTLRIGTRGSALALAQTRAIAEEITGASGLEVELVPVTTHGDTSRESLATLGGTGVFASALREALLRGECDLVVHSLKDLPTTPYAGLTVASVPAREDPRDVLCARDGLTLATLPRGARVGTGSPRRRAQILAERPDLDVVDIRGNIDTRLSRVSAGDLDAVVLAAAGLERIGRIDAATEHLELDRWPTAPGQGALALEIRTEDAETHSVVGRAVEAVDDPFTHAAVLAERGVLAALEAGCAAPIGAWATVTSARLALTAVVYRPDGSQRMAASHELDTSGLDLEQLGARASTLAGPVSRELLDAGAADLAPLGGTR; the protein is encoded by the coding sequence GTGACGGACGGTCCCACGACGCCGGCTCCGACGACCACGCTCCGCATCGGGACCCGGGGGAGCGCGCTCGCCCTGGCCCAGACGCGCGCGATCGCCGAGGAGATCACCGGCGCGTCGGGACTCGAGGTCGAGCTCGTGCCCGTGACCACGCACGGCGACACGTCGCGCGAGTCCCTGGCGACCCTCGGCGGCACCGGCGTGTTCGCGAGCGCGCTGCGCGAGGCGCTCCTGCGCGGCGAGTGCGACCTCGTGGTCCACTCGCTCAAGGACCTGCCGACGACGCCCTACGCGGGTCTCACGGTCGCGTCCGTGCCCGCGCGCGAGGATCCCCGCGACGTGCTGTGCGCGCGCGACGGCCTCACGCTGGCGACCCTGCCGCGCGGTGCTCGCGTCGGCACCGGATCCCCGCGCCGCCGCGCGCAGATCCTCGCCGAGCGGCCCGACCTCGACGTGGTCGACATCCGCGGCAACATCGACACCCGGCTCTCGCGCGTGAGCGCGGGCGACCTCGACGCCGTGGTCCTCGCGGCCGCGGGCCTCGAGCGCATCGGCCGCATCGACGCCGCGACCGAGCACCTCGAGCTCGACCGCTGGCCCACCGCGCCCGGCCAGGGCGCGCTCGCGCTCGAGATCCGCACCGAGGACGCCGAGACGCACTCGGTCGTCGGCCGCGCGGTCGAGGCCGTCGACGACCCGTTCACGCACGCCGCGGTCCTCGCCGAGCGCGGCGTGCTCGCCGCCCTCGAGGCCGGCTGCGCCGCGCCCATCGGCGCGTGGGCGACCGTCACGAGCGCGCGCCTCGCCCTCACCGCCGTGGTCTACCGGCCCGACGGATCCCAGCGCATGGCGGCGAGCCACGAGCTCGACACCTCGGGGCTCGACCTCGAGCAGCTGGGCGCACGCGCCTCCACGCTCGCGGGACCGGTGTCCCGCGAGCTCCTCGACGCCGGAGCGGCCGACCTCGCGCCGCTGGGAGGGACCCGATGA
- a CDS encoding ferrochelatase, whose product MAAVNLGRKPAPATDAPRAPGALVSAASEAAKMGPAHVEEPVAYDAILLASFGGPEGQDDVIPFLRNVTQGRGIPEERLEEVAHHYRAFGGISPINEQNRELKAALEARLAERGIDLPVLWGNRNWGPYLNDALREAEEKGYRQLIAVATSAYSSYSSCRQYREDFADALEDTSLQGVVRIDKVRQFFDHPGFVTPFIEGTRDGIRDVVAHFEAEGAPVDLATDVEILFSTHSIPSSDAAKSGPAERGFDEDGAYAAQHLAVAEVVMHEVRKELGIEQDVPWQLVYQSRSGPPSMPWLEPDVNDAIGELPAQGRRAVVIVPLGFVSDHMEVKWDLDNEATESAAENGLYSVRVPTPGVHAAYVDGLIDLVLERRDGVKAADRPHVTDLGPWYDVCRPGCCENVRLGFKPAVSGLAP is encoded by the coding sequence ATGGCCGCTGTGAACCTGGGTCGCAAGCCCGCCCCCGCCACCGACGCCCCGCGCGCACCCGGCGCCCTCGTCTCCGCCGCGAGCGAGGCCGCGAAGATGGGCCCCGCGCACGTCGAGGAGCCCGTCGCCTACGACGCCATCCTGCTGGCCTCGTTCGGCGGTCCCGAGGGCCAGGACGACGTCATCCCGTTCCTCCGCAACGTCACGCAGGGCCGCGGCATCCCCGAGGAGCGCCTCGAGGAGGTCGCCCACCACTACCGCGCGTTCGGCGGCATCAGCCCCATCAACGAGCAGAACCGCGAGCTGAAGGCCGCCCTCGAGGCGCGCCTCGCCGAGCGCGGGATCGACCTGCCCGTGCTGTGGGGCAACCGCAACTGGGGCCCGTACCTCAACGACGCGCTGCGCGAGGCCGAGGAGAAGGGCTACCGCCAGCTCATCGCCGTCGCCACGAGCGCGTACAGCTCGTACTCCTCCTGCCGCCAGTACCGCGAGGACTTCGCGGACGCGCTCGAGGACACGAGCCTGCAGGGCGTCGTCCGCATCGACAAGGTGCGCCAGTTCTTCGACCACCCGGGCTTCGTCACGCCGTTCATCGAGGGCACGCGCGACGGCATCCGCGACGTCGTGGCGCACTTCGAGGCCGAGGGCGCGCCCGTCGACCTCGCGACCGACGTCGAGATCCTCTTCTCCACGCACTCGATCCCCTCCTCGGACGCCGCCAAGTCCGGCCCCGCCGAGCGCGGCTTCGACGAGGACGGCGCCTACGCGGCGCAGCACCTCGCGGTCGCCGAGGTCGTGATGCACGAGGTCCGCAAGGAGCTCGGCATCGAGCAGGACGTGCCCTGGCAGCTCGTCTACCAGTCGCGCTCCGGCCCGCCCTCCATGCCGTGGCTCGAGCCCGACGTGAACGACGCCATCGGCGAGCTGCCCGCGCAGGGCCGCCGCGCCGTCGTGATCGTGCCGCTCGGCTTCGTGAGCGACCACATGGAGGTCAAGTGGGACCTCGACAACGAGGCCACCGAGTCCGCCGCCGAGAACGGCCTGTACTCGGTGCGCGTCCCCACGCCGGGCGTGCACGCCGCGTACGTCGACGGCCTCATCGACCTCGTGCTGGAGCGCCGCGACGGCGTGAAGGCCGCCGACCGCCCCCACGTCACCGACCTCGGGCCCTGGTACGACGTCTGCCGTCCCGGCTGCTGCGAGAACGTGCGGCTCGGCTTCAAGCCCGCCGTCTCCGGGCTGGCACCGTGA
- the hemQ gene encoding hydrogen peroxide-dependent heme synthase, which translates to MSIPAAESAASQVPPIDPSGEARPGDASTPEAGPSGYALWAVLRRDPQRPDDLDGREVPGAVDELDGIVSIVEAEGVTVRGFYDVSGMRADADLMVWIHGPQMETLQWAYREIRRARLIRALIPSWSAAGVHRDAEFNRAHVPGFLRDEEPRDWLCVYPFVRSYEWYLLPPEERGRMLAQHGRQGAAFRSVIANTVSSFGLGDYEWILPLESNELVDLVDMMRDLRNTDARRHVREEVPFYTGRRITTAELVEVLQ; encoded by the coding sequence ATGAGCATCCCGGCTGCCGAGTCGGCGGCATCTCAGGTCCCCCCGATCGACCCCTCCGGAGAGGCGCGTCCCGGTGACGCGTCGACCCCCGAGGCCGGCCCCAGCGGCTACGCCCTCTGGGCCGTCCTCCGCCGCGATCCGCAGCGCCCCGACGACCTCGACGGTCGCGAGGTGCCCGGCGCGGTCGACGAGCTCGACGGCATCGTCTCCATCGTCGAGGCGGAGGGCGTCACCGTCCGCGGCTTCTACGACGTCTCCGGCATGCGCGCCGACGCCGACCTCATGGTCTGGATCCACGGCCCCCAGATGGAGACCCTGCAGTGGGCCTACCGCGAGATCCGACGTGCGCGCCTGATCCGCGCCCTCATCCCCTCCTGGAGCGCCGCGGGCGTGCACCGCGACGCCGAGTTCAACCGCGCCCACGTGCCCGGCTTCCTCCGCGACGAGGAGCCGCGCGACTGGCTCTGCGTCTACCCCTTCGTCCGCTCCTACGAGTGGTACCTGCTGCCGCCCGAGGAGCGCGGGCGCATGCTCGCCCAGCACGGCCGCCAGGGCGCGGCCTTCCGGAGCGTCATCGCCAACACGGTCTCGTCATTCGGCCTCGGCGACTACGAGTGGATCCTCCCGCTCGAGTCGAACGAGCTCGTCGACCTGGTCGACATGATGCGCGACCTGCGCAACACCGACGCGCGCCGTCACGTGCGCGAGGAGGTCCCGTTCTACACGGGACGCCGCATCACCACCGCCGAGCTCGTGGAGGTCCTCCAGTAA
- a CDS encoding TIGR03086 family metal-binding protein, producing MDTDLDWHDLLRRAHSGFADRLGAVTDWTAPTPDVEWDVRELVSHVIEEQQWVPLLLAGHTAETGKPLIRDLDDDLVAEWGRYSREALEAWRAVDPERPVVLSTDRVPAREYLREQLSDVVIHGWDLARATGADERIDDELVRATWTVFAPQKDTLEASGLFASPVPVGEDAPLQVRLLALTGRDAR from the coding sequence ATGGACACCGACCTCGACTGGCACGACCTCCTCCGCCGCGCGCACAGCGGCTTCGCCGACCGGCTGGGCGCGGTCACCGACTGGACGGCCCCGACGCCCGACGTGGAGTGGGACGTCCGCGAGCTGGTGTCGCACGTCATCGAGGAGCAGCAGTGGGTGCCGCTCCTCCTCGCCGGCCACACCGCCGAGACCGGGAAGCCGCTCATCCGCGACCTCGACGACGACCTGGTCGCCGAGTGGGGCCGCTACTCCCGCGAGGCGCTCGAGGCGTGGCGGGCCGTCGACCCGGAGCGCCCCGTCGTGCTCTCGACCGACCGCGTGCCGGCCCGCGAGTACCTCCGCGAGCAGCTGTCCGACGTCGTGATCCACGGCTGGGACCTCGCCCGCGCGACCGGCGCCGACGAGCGCATCGACGACGAGCTCGTGCGCGCCACGTGGACGGTGTTCGCGCCGCAGAAGGACACGCTCGAGGCCAGCGGGCTCTTCGCGTCGCCCGTGCCCGTCGGCGAGGACGCCCCGCTGCAGGTCCGGCTGCTGGCGCTGACGGGCCGCGACGCCCGGTAG